GAATAATATCACGGGCCAGATCTGAAGCATTGTGAATAGTATTTAAAATGGATTCAAATTCCGTGATCGAAAATTCAAGATTATTTTGATGAATCCATTCTGTTATACGTTGCAAATCTTCGAAAGAACCGGCCTTCAACGTGCGATCAAACAAAACTTTTAAAAGAGCCCACTCATGTTTGGCCAGGATTGAAGCCTGATGCATGTTCGAAATCGGATTACCCAGTTCATGGCCGACGGCGCTCATGAGTTTTCCCAACGTCGTCATTTTCTCAGCCTGTATCAATTGGTTCTGGGCTTTTTCGAGTTCCTGGTAAGCAATTTCAAATGCTTTTTTATGAAAATAATGCTCGGCGGCCCGTTTGATATTGATCCGCAACGTTTCAAGATCGAAAGGTTTCAGGATAAATTTATAAATAAAACCTTTGTTGATGGCATCCATCATCACGCTAACATCCGAATACGCGCTAACCATGATCCGGATAGCATCGGGAACGATTTTTTGAGACTTCTCAAGAAAATCGGTGCCGTTCATATCCTGCATTTTTTGATCGGACAGGATCACAATAATATCCCGATGAGCTTCCAGAATTTTTAATCCTTCCGTACCGCCGGGCGCAGTAAAAATTTCATAATCGTCGCTTAATCCGCGTTGAATAACGCTTAAAATCGATGGTTCATCATCCACGCATAATACTTTGGTCTTGTGTTCAGGATCAAATTGAGGGATTTTACTGAGCAGTTGTTTACTGATTGTTTTAAGAGGCATGATTTTCCTGTGAATGTAACGTGAAAGTAAAGCGAGTGCCTTTTCCATTTTCACTTTCGACCCAGATGCGCCCGCCGTGTAATTCGATAATTTTTTTTGTAATCGCCATTCCTAAGCCCGTGCCGCGTTCGCCGTTCGTACCGACACGGCTCAGGTCGCTGAATTTATTGAATACCTGATCGAT
The bacterium DNA segment above includes these coding regions:
- a CDS encoding response regulator; its protein translation is MPLKTISKQLLSKIPQFDPEHKTKVLCVDDEPSILSVIQRGLSDDYEIFTAPGGTEGLKILEAHRDIIVILSDQKMQDMNGTDFLEKSQKIVPDAIRIMVSAYSDVSVMMDAINKGFIYKFILKPFDLETLRINIKRAAEHYFHKKAFEIAYQELEKAQNQLIQAEKMTTLGKLMSAVGHELGNPISNMHQASILAKHEWALLKVLFDRTLKAGSFEDLQRITEWIHQNNLEFSITEFESILNTIHNASDLARDIIQDIRGFSRLDDAEWTSVNIIDQIERAINLLKNKYKYAVHFHRDYQPVATIKGLAGPLTQVMLNLIYNAAQSIKDQGNIWIKTWNENGSVKISIKDDGSGISAENLPRIFESGFTTKSEEEGTGLGLTISYGIIEKHSGTIDVWSVIGKGSEFVITIPKEK